One region of Arthrobacter sp. StoSoilB22 genomic DNA includes:
- a CDS encoding molybdopterin-dependent oxidoreductase: protein MKKLGLRTKGPETMAALAGVVSAAVVLAVAELIGAFFTARATPVFALGSTFIDFTPSWMKDFAIATFGTNDKAALFVGMGVTIALLACVLGVVAYKKWALGVLGVLFMGAVIVASVLTRAGVGPADAIPSIVGAIAGLFVLRLLIKPLWGMKSWPEAPADVAADADSQVGGAGTSRRRFFAAAGITAVAAGIAATGGRLLGAARNNIAQARDALTLPSPLKAAPPVPAGVQSPVAGVSSWLTPNNDFYRIDTALSVPEINVEDWVLRVHGMVEKEVTLTFQDLLDADLIESHVTLTCVSNPVGGKLAGNAKWLGMPIREVLAMAKPKDGADMVLSTSIDGFSASTPLEVLQDDRDAMLAIGMNGEPLPIEHGYPVRMVVPGLYGFVSATKWVVDLEVTRFADSKAYWTERGWSERGPIKTMARVDVPGSFAKLKAGKVAVGGTAWAQTRGITKVEVQIDDGDWVEATLSTEASTITWRQWSYEWDATPGMHYVKARATDSTGEVQTDKRADPVPDGASGWQSVAVTVE, encoded by the coding sequence ATGAAAAAGCTCGGACTCCGGACCAAAGGCCCCGAAACCATGGCAGCGCTGGCAGGCGTGGTGTCTGCCGCCGTCGTGCTGGCCGTAGCCGAGCTGATCGGCGCGTTCTTCACCGCCAGGGCAACCCCGGTGTTCGCGCTGGGATCCACCTTCATCGACTTCACGCCGTCATGGATGAAGGACTTTGCGATCGCCACGTTCGGTACGAACGACAAAGCCGCACTGTTTGTGGGGATGGGGGTCACCATCGCCCTGCTTGCCTGCGTTCTGGGCGTTGTGGCCTACAAGAAGTGGGCGCTTGGCGTCCTGGGTGTGCTGTTCATGGGCGCCGTGATTGTGGCCAGCGTCCTGACCCGGGCCGGCGTTGGACCCGCCGACGCCATCCCCTCAATCGTGGGCGCCATCGCAGGCCTCTTCGTCCTGCGCCTCCTCATCAAGCCGTTGTGGGGAATGAAGTCGTGGCCGGAAGCCCCCGCTGACGTAGCAGCCGACGCCGACAGCCAGGTTGGCGGCGCCGGCACCAGCCGCCGTCGTTTCTTCGCTGCTGCCGGTATCACCGCGGTAGCTGCCGGAATCGCGGCGACCGGTGGGCGGCTGCTCGGAGCCGCGCGCAACAACATAGCTCAGGCCCGTGATGCTCTCACGCTGCCGTCGCCTTTGAAGGCAGCGCCCCCTGTTCCAGCCGGCGTCCAGTCCCCGGTGGCAGGAGTCTCCTCATGGCTGACACCGAACAACGATTTCTACCGCATTGATACCGCCCTGAGCGTCCCGGAAATCAACGTCGAAGATTGGGTACTGCGGGTGCACGGAATGGTTGAGAAGGAAGTGACCCTCACCTTCCAGGACCTGCTCGACGCCGATCTCATCGAATCGCACGTCACCCTCACCTGCGTCTCCAACCCGGTGGGCGGAAAGCTCGCCGGAAACGCCAAATGGCTGGGAATGCCCATCCGCGAAGTCCTGGCCATGGCCAAACCAAAAGATGGCGCGGACATGGTGCTCTCAACATCCATCGACGGGTTCAGTGCCTCCACACCTCTGGAGGTCCTGCAAGATGACCGCGATGCCATGCTGGCCATCGGCATGAACGGGGAGCCCCTTCCCATCGAGCACGGATACCCCGTACGGATGGTGGTTCCGGGACTCTACGGATTCGTCTCCGCCACCAAATGGGTAGTGGACCTGGAAGTCACTCGCTTCGCGGACAGCAAGGCCTACTGGACGGAACGCGGCTGGTCAGAGCGCGGCCCCATCAAGACCATGGCACGTGTAGACGTGCCCGGGTCCTTCGCGAAATTGAAGGCAGGAAAAGTGGCCGTGGGTGGCACCGCATGGGCGCAGACCCGCGGAATCACCAAGGTGGAAGTACAGATCGACGACGGCGACTGGGTGGAAGCAACGCTTTCCACCGAAGCATCCACCATCACATGGCGCCAGTGGTCCTACGAATGGGATGCCACGCCCGGCATGCACTACGTCAAGGCCCGCGCAACCGACAGCACCGGGGAAGTTCAGACAGACAAGCGCGCCGATCCCGTACCTGACGGGGCCTCGGGCTGGCAGTCGGTGGCAGTGACGGTGGAGTAA
- a CDS encoding VanW family protein, with product MPRRLFCEISPLTYRLSVQRMIVTRKVRDFFSPTAFAKRQPHEVLPEVVYRHNSLIRRKLGNVDLHLQENKAVSLGIAAPLVNSVMIRPGETFSFWKLVGSCTEAKGYCEGLVINHGRPDSGIGGGLCQFTNLLHWMVLHSELTVVEHHHHGDLDLFPDFNRQIPFGSGTSIIYNYLDYRVRNDTNQPYQFLVSTTEEHLRGELRAERVPDKKFHIREEDAYFHEADGKIYRHNKVVRLTRDKRTGLVTSKEQIIENNALVVYDRSLINAPILSERPLQGTDDRLAGATA from the coding sequence ATGCCACGAAGACTGTTCTGTGAAATCTCGCCGTTGACCTACCGTCTGTCGGTTCAGCGAATGATCGTCACCCGCAAAGTCCGCGACTTCTTCTCGCCTACTGCATTCGCCAAACGACAACCTCATGAGGTCCTGCCCGAGGTGGTCTACCGCCACAATTCGCTCATCAGACGGAAACTCGGCAACGTCGATCTGCACCTGCAGGAAAATAAGGCCGTCAGCCTGGGAATCGCCGCACCCTTGGTCAACTCGGTGATGATTCGTCCCGGGGAGACGTTCTCTTTCTGGAAGCTGGTGGGCAGCTGCACGGAGGCCAAGGGCTATTGCGAAGGCTTGGTCATCAACCACGGACGGCCCGACTCAGGAATCGGCGGAGGCCTATGCCAGTTCACCAACCTGCTGCATTGGATGGTCCTGCACAGTGAACTTACGGTGGTGGAACACCATCACCACGGAGACCTAGATCTGTTCCCGGACTTCAACCGCCAGATCCCCTTCGGCTCAGGTACATCGATCATCTACAACTACCTGGACTACAGGGTCCGCAACGACACCAACCAGCCATACCAGTTCCTTGTCAGCACCACCGAGGAACACTTGCGCGGTGAACTCCGCGCAGAAAGAGTCCCCGACAAGAAGTTCCACATCCGCGAGGAAGACGCCTACTTCCACGAAGCGGACGGTAAAATCTATCGCCACAACAAAGTGGTTCGCCTGACCCGCGACAAGCGGACGGGACTCGTGACATCCAAGGAACAGATCATCGAGAACAACGCCCTGGTGGTCTACGACCGCTCGCTGATCAACGCACCCATCCTCTCAGAGCGTCCGCTTCAGGGAACCGACGATCGCCTCGCGGGAGCAACCGCCTAG
- a CDS encoding TetR/AcrR family transcriptional regulator, translating to MGTSTVKSGEQVDRQKRILDAALELLSRHGISGINMRAVAREAGVALGLVNYYYEDKSSLIRAVLHQIEEHDLLLVEPKATSTPDEQLRESLRRVADPGLLTTPYLSLRLHLWALAQADEDFARINAAAFERYLQGLAALIGNAVPGLSPEECRDRAADVVVVQNGMWLTTLLGIDKAAIQRGIARTEEIAFASR from the coding sequence ATGGGTACAAGCACCGTAAAGTCCGGCGAACAGGTCGATAGGCAGAAACGCATTCTCGACGCGGCCTTGGAACTGCTCTCCCGCCACGGCATTTCAGGCATTAACATGCGGGCTGTGGCGCGTGAAGCCGGCGTCGCGCTGGGGCTTGTGAACTACTACTACGAAGACAAATCGAGCCTGATCCGAGCGGTACTCCACCAGATCGAAGAGCACGACCTCCTGCTGGTGGAGCCGAAGGCTACCTCAACCCCGGACGAGCAACTCCGGGAGTCGCTGCGACGCGTTGCGGATCCCGGTCTTCTGACCACACCATACCTATCCCTCCGACTTCATTTGTGGGCCCTCGCCCAGGCGGATGAGGACTTTGCACGCATCAATGCCGCAGCCTTTGAGAGGTATCTTCAAGGGCTCGCGGCCTTGATCGGCAACGCCGTTCCCGGGCTGTCTCCTGAGGAATGTCGGGACCGAGCGGCCGACGTTGTTGTGGTGCAGAACGGAATGTGGCTCACCACGCTCTTGGGAATCGACAAGGCGGCCATCCAGCGCGGCATTGCCCGCACGGAAGAGATCGCTTTCGCCTCTCGCTGA
- a CDS encoding MFS transporter, whose translation MVETTSTDATDEQQAQQNHSLARTGFYRLWVGDFVSNAGSAMMAFAVPVIGVTVLGLDATQVSWVVAAGLSAPLFISLSAGVIADRSRRHVLLHVCNSGRFIVFAVVLALMLAGSLNWQILAIALFSVGVLTLLYESAMAAAIPSVVPRKLLIRANSWIEGGMSVTESGGAAVAGIIISTLGAPFIVAINAVTYVFSSLMLIKLPLDRSSREAEDHDVAQQNAVRGHLREIRLGFSLLWKQTPQRVVLLAATAYNFFDSWILAVFSVYALTVLGMNPALLGLVFVIPAVVGIIGSALTDRITQRARLGQVLTVSFSIIALAGLCLPLTAATHGVSAAVITSIVFAVFELCIVVNMIIGRSMRQALFPERHLSKVAGTARFVSWGVDPIGALMGGAVAAIAGVQASVVVGSCGFVVGALICLCSRQLRSFTRLPVHDGLDEPPSGPVQPAKA comes from the coding sequence TTGGTCGAAACAACATCAACAGACGCCACCGACGAACAACAGGCGCAGCAGAACCACAGTCTTGCCCGCACCGGCTTCTACCGGCTGTGGGTAGGCGACTTCGTGTCGAATGCCGGATCAGCCATGATGGCCTTCGCCGTGCCGGTGATCGGCGTTACTGTCCTTGGGCTGGACGCCACCCAGGTCAGCTGGGTGGTGGCTGCCGGACTGTCGGCTCCGCTGTTCATTTCGCTGTCTGCAGGTGTCATAGCGGACCGCTCCCGGCGCCACGTCCTGCTGCATGTTTGCAACAGTGGCAGGTTCATTGTGTTCGCCGTGGTTCTTGCCCTGATGCTGGCGGGTTCCCTGAATTGGCAGATTCTTGCCATTGCACTCTTTTCGGTAGGCGTCCTGACTTTGCTGTACGAGAGCGCCATGGCTGCAGCGATCCCTTCGGTGGTTCCGCGAAAGCTCCTTATCCGCGCAAATTCGTGGATCGAAGGGGGGATGTCTGTCACTGAGTCAGGCGGCGCAGCTGTTGCTGGAATCATCATCAGCACCCTCGGGGCGCCCTTTATTGTTGCCATCAATGCCGTCACTTATGTCTTCAGCTCGTTGATGCTCATCAAGCTTCCGCTCGACCGCTCATCAAGGGAAGCGGAGGATCATGACGTCGCGCAACAAAACGCTGTTCGCGGGCATCTTCGCGAAATCCGGTTGGGCTTCAGCCTGTTATGGAAGCAGACGCCGCAAAGGGTGGTGTTACTCGCTGCCACGGCGTACAACTTTTTCGACTCGTGGATTCTGGCGGTGTTCTCCGTCTACGCGCTCACAGTGCTTGGCATGAATCCGGCACTCCTGGGGCTGGTGTTCGTTATACCTGCTGTCGTTGGAATCATCGGATCGGCCTTGACGGACCGAATCACGCAGCGGGCACGTCTGGGACAGGTTCTCACTGTCTCCTTCAGCATTATTGCCCTTGCCGGGCTCTGCCTTCCCTTGACTGCGGCTACACACGGGGTAAGCGCCGCCGTGATTACGTCGATTGTTTTCGCCGTTTTTGAATTGTGCATCGTCGTCAACATGATCATTGGGCGCTCGATGCGACAAGCGCTCTTTCCAGAACGCCACCTGTCCAAGGTTGCCGGAACGGCACGCTTCGTCTCTTGGGGCGTTGATCCCATCGGCGCCCTCATGGGTGGTGCAGTTGCTGCCATCGCAGGGGTTCAAGCATCGGTAGTAGTGGGTAGCTGCGGGTTCGTGGTCGGCGCGCTGATCTGCCTCTGCAGCCGTCAGCTGCGCAGCTTTACCAGATTGCCCGTACATGACGGCCTGGACGAACCGCCGTCAGGGCCCGTTCAGCCAGCGAAGGCCTGA
- a CDS encoding SagB/ThcOx family dehydrogenase — translation MGANPSNGAVRRIPQPIWNILRQSTEWTESDRIRRQLDDGVGDNQRADEILNALVSDGFLLEEGSEAEQAEATFSSNWPFGETTADHHLVTRSLRFSDDRTEAMDFGRALRDHAGDDLAPGVPEGATAVGLPTGSLGSGLTSSLERRRSRRDFIQEAVSLQDLSSVLWATAGIQSYRKAPMRPPLPLSFAPSAGGLNGADCYVIVQNVEGISQGVYRYRPTSNALEVVSVDIRTNAMRLLGNQRWADTAAAIIVIVGAVSRTAWKYNAASGFNALLLQAGHMSQNALLAAADKGLGAVPSNAIHAAEMEAALNLSPGEQIVLTSVSIGHINGATSSYQEYGDQHLDLLQKAASK, via the coding sequence GTGGGCGCCAACCCATCGAACGGCGCCGTCCGCCGAATTCCGCAGCCGATCTGGAACATCCTGCGGCAGAGCACCGAATGGACGGAGTCGGACCGGATCCGCAGGCAGCTTGATGACGGCGTGGGCGACAACCAACGGGCAGATGAAATCCTGAACGCGCTGGTGTCGGATGGATTCCTCCTGGAAGAAGGCTCCGAGGCAGAACAGGCAGAAGCCACTTTCAGCAGCAACTGGCCCTTTGGCGAAACCACGGCAGACCACCACCTGGTCACTCGAAGCCTCCGATTCAGCGATGATCGAACCGAAGCGATGGACTTCGGCCGGGCTCTCCGCGATCATGCCGGAGACGACCTCGCCCCCGGGGTGCCGGAGGGTGCAACGGCCGTGGGTCTGCCTACCGGTTCCCTGGGTTCTGGACTCACGTCATCACTTGAACGACGTCGGAGCCGGCGCGATTTCATCCAAGAAGCAGTGAGCCTCCAGGACCTCAGCAGTGTGCTCTGGGCAACTGCTGGAATCCAAAGCTACCGGAAAGCCCCCATGCGTCCGCCCCTGCCACTTTCATTTGCACCCAGCGCCGGTGGTCTTAACGGCGCCGATTGCTATGTCATCGTCCAGAATGTCGAAGGAATATCGCAGGGCGTATACCGCTACCGGCCAACATCCAATGCCCTTGAAGTGGTGTCCGTTGATATCCGCACCAATGCGATGCGACTGCTCGGGAACCAACGGTGGGCGGACACCGCGGCCGCGATCATCGTCATAGTTGGGGCGGTGTCTCGTACCGCGTGGAAGTACAACGCCGCGTCCGGCTTCAACGCTCTGTTGCTTCAGGCCGGGCACATGTCCCAGAACGCCTTGCTCGCTGCTGCGGACAAGGGACTGGGAGCCGTGCCGTCAAATGCCATCCATGCCGCAGAGATGGAGGCGGCACTTAACCTGTCACCCGGTGAACAGATTGTCCTGACCAGCGTCAGCATCGGGCATATCAATGGTGCCACGTCGAGTTATCAGGAGTACGGTGACCAGCATCTGGACCTCCTGCAGAAAGCGGCCTCGAAGTGA
- a CDS encoding ThiF family adenylyltransferase, with protein MFHYEFHPAKAVAFDEETLTIEDEYSRRTVALLQHDATASLLHAAMADPSTANAAMRKLLNALVERHVIIERHPHVEVDERQSRSLGYLATRSKAPQLAQQQIGDQRVLVLGVGGTGTVLIQHLVAAGVRRFVLVDHDAVELSNFNRQFLWRTSDVGAAKLDTTKAWISERVEDADIQTVDRRISSESDVALLLGEYPSVTVVASCIDSPAGIEQQVVTACLSAGLPVMTGAVGVDLGHVGPFFSPRQTVCLACWYGSRAAKQAVTPWSHGVTNTLVGALMAQRVLDWAVAPDTDSEPTRMTLEFDSLTIHRSLARDCAHHDA; from the coding sequence ATGTTCCACTACGAATTTCACCCCGCAAAAGCCGTCGCATTCGACGAGGAAACCCTGACCATCGAGGACGAGTACAGCCGCCGGACAGTGGCTCTACTTCAACACGACGCCACTGCGAGTCTGCTCCATGCAGCAATGGCGGATCCGTCCACAGCGAACGCCGCAATGCGCAAACTGCTCAACGCGCTCGTGGAGCGCCACGTCATCATTGAACGCCATCCTCACGTTGAAGTGGACGAGCGTCAGAGTCGATCCCTCGGATATCTGGCCACGCGTTCAAAGGCTCCACAGCTTGCGCAGCAGCAGATCGGTGATCAGCGCGTCCTGGTACTCGGCGTCGGCGGAACAGGAACGGTCCTGATCCAGCACTTGGTCGCAGCAGGCGTACGCCGCTTCGTCCTGGTCGATCACGACGCCGTAGAGCTCTCCAACTTCAACCGTCAATTCCTTTGGCGGACGTCCGACGTTGGTGCCGCCAAACTGGACACGACGAAGGCTTGGATCTCGGAGCGAGTGGAGGACGCTGACATCCAAACCGTCGATCGCCGGATTTCCAGTGAGAGCGACGTGGCACTATTACTCGGCGAATATCCGTCAGTCACCGTCGTGGCGTCGTGCATCGACTCACCGGCTGGGATTGAACAGCAAGTGGTTACTGCGTGCCTGTCCGCTGGCTTACCAGTGATGACCGGCGCCGTGGGCGTCGACCTTGGCCATGTGGGCCCCTTCTTCAGTCCCCGCCAAACAGTATGTTTGGCGTGCTGGTACGGGTCCCGGGCTGCGAAGCAAGCCGTGACCCCGTGGTCCCATGGAGTCACCAATACTTTGGTGGGTGCCCTCATGGCACAACGTGTCCTTGACTGGGCCGTGGCCCCGGACACCGATAGCGAGCCGACCCGAATGACTCTTGAGTTCGATTCGTTGACAATTCACCGCTCACTCGCCCGGGACTGTGCGCACCATGATGCTTAG
- a CDS encoding MerR family transcriptional regulator: MDWSIQEIAKIAGTTSRTLRHYDDIGLLKPSRTGHNGYRYYDGPALVQLQRILLLRELGLGLPAIAEVLDRETDTVKALSSHLEWLAQEQDRLTRQIASVRQTIDTMKGDGKYMAQNMFDGFDHTQYKDEVEERWGKDAYAAGDSWWRGMSADEKQQWKDRVRKLGTDWIAASESGVSPDSAEAQDLAQRHVEWLRGVPGTPTAAPGGDAKGYVTGLGEMYVADPRFAANYGGESGATFVRDALRIYAEKNL, from the coding sequence ATGGACTGGTCAATTCAGGAGATCGCCAAGATCGCAGGCACCACCAGCCGCACGCTGCGTCACTACGACGACATCGGGTTGCTGAAACCAAGCCGGACCGGTCATAACGGCTACCGCTACTATGACGGTCCGGCCCTGGTTCAGCTCCAACGCATCCTCCTGCTCCGGGAGCTAGGGCTGGGCCTTCCGGCCATCGCCGAAGTTCTTGACCGCGAGACCGATACCGTCAAAGCGCTGAGCAGCCATCTGGAATGGCTTGCCCAGGAGCAAGACAGGCTGACCCGGCAGATCGCCTCCGTTCGGCAAACCATCGACACAATGAAAGGGGATGGAAAGTACATGGCACAGAACATGTTTGACGGCTTCGACCACACTCAGTACAAGGACGAGGTGGAGGAGCGCTGGGGCAAGGATGCCTACGCCGCCGGTGATTCGTGGTGGCGCGGGATGAGCGCCGACGAAAAGCAGCAGTGGAAGGACCGCGTCCGGAAATTGGGCACGGATTGGATCGCCGCCTCAGAATCCGGGGTTTCACCTGACAGTGCTGAAGCGCAGGACCTCGCGCAGCGCCACGTCGAGTGGCTCCGCGGCGTCCCGGGAACCCCGACGGCGGCACCTGGCGGAGACGCCAAGGGTTACGTCACGGGGCTCGGAGAGATGTACGTCGCTGACCCGCGGTTCGCAGCCAATTACGGCGGCGAATCAGGGGCCACCTTCGTCAGGGATGCCCTGCGGATCTACGCAGAGAAGAACCTCTAG
- a CDS encoding PadR family transcriptional regulator gives MKGINENNNSFPEHDHGHPEHGQGRGRFNRGKGRRGPGGHGGGGFGPGGFGPGFGPGFGPRGFGPGGTRRANRGDVRAAILSLLAEAPSNGYGLIKTIAEKTSGAWRPSPGSVYPTLQQLVDEELIVAVGEGRRTEFTLTDDGKAYVAEHEEELANAWNTEADGTGAAFHQSVGKLMGVIHQFRAAATDEQRQAAIEKLDETRRALYLILAD, from the coding sequence ATGAAAGGCATCAACGAAAACAACAACTCATTCCCCGAGCACGATCACGGACATCCCGAACACGGACAGGGCCGAGGCCGTTTCAACCGAGGCAAGGGCCGGCGCGGGCCGGGCGGACACGGCGGCGGCGGATTTGGTCCCGGTGGCTTCGGCCCAGGCTTCGGACCCGGATTTGGGCCTCGGGGCTTCGGTCCCGGTGGAACACGCAGGGCCAACCGCGGCGACGTCCGGGCAGCAATTCTCTCGCTCCTGGCCGAAGCCCCGTCCAACGGCTACGGCCTGATCAAGACCATCGCCGAGAAGACGTCCGGTGCATGGCGTCCCAGCCCCGGCTCGGTCTACCCGACACTGCAGCAGCTGGTGGATGAGGAACTCATCGTGGCTGTTGGCGAAGGACGCCGCACCGAGTTCACCCTTACGGATGACGGCAAGGCATATGTCGCCGAACACGAGGAAGAACTCGCCAACGCCTGGAACACAGAGGCTGATGGAACCGGTGCAGCATTCCACCAAAGCGTCGGCAAGCTCATGGGCGTCATCCACCAGTTCCGTGCAGCCGCTACCGACGAACAGCGTCAAGCTGCCATCGAGAAACTGGACGAAACCCGCCGGGCGCTCTACCTGATCCTGGCCGACTAA
- the nadE gene encoding ammonia-dependent NAD(+) synthetase has product MRELQAKIIEEMGVQPRINPAEEVRKRVAFLKDYLKATNTKGFVLGISGGIDSSLAGRLAQLAVEELEAEGVDANFVAVRLPYGIQHDEDDAQAALDFIKAKTEWTYNISQAVDGFEDEFEKTTGAPISDFHKGNTKARARMIAQYALAGEHNYLVIGTDHGAESVTGFFTKFGDGGADILPLFGLNKRQNRALLAELGAPSRVWEKVPTADLLDNKPGRTDEDELGITYDTIDDYLEGRDVPEDAAELLEQKYLRTRHKRTVPVTIFDTWWK; this is encoded by the coding sequence ATGCGCGAACTCCAGGCCAAGATCATTGAAGAAATGGGCGTCCAGCCCCGGATCAACCCCGCAGAGGAGGTCCGCAAGCGCGTCGCTTTCCTGAAGGACTACCTGAAGGCGACCAACACCAAAGGATTCGTTCTTGGCATCTCCGGAGGCATCGATTCCTCCCTTGCCGGCCGCCTCGCCCAGTTGGCCGTTGAGGAACTGGAAGCCGAGGGCGTGGACGCAAACTTTGTAGCCGTCCGCCTCCCCTACGGCATCCAGCACGATGAAGACGACGCTCAGGCAGCCCTCGACTTCATCAAGGCCAAGACCGAGTGGACCTACAACATTTCCCAGGCTGTGGACGGCTTCGAGGACGAGTTCGAGAAGACCACCGGCGCTCCCATCTCCGATTTCCACAAGGGCAATACCAAAGCACGCGCGCGCATGATCGCCCAGTACGCCCTGGCCGGTGAACACAACTACCTGGTGATCGGCACGGACCACGGCGCCGAGTCCGTGACGGGCTTCTTCACGAAATTCGGCGACGGCGGCGCGGACATCCTGCCGCTGTTCGGCCTGAACAAACGCCAGAACCGCGCACTCCTGGCAGAGCTTGGCGCACCATCAAGGGTTTGGGAGAAGGTTCCCACCGCCGACCTCCTGGACAACAAGCCCGGCCGTACCGACGAAGACGAGCTCGGTATCACCTACGACACCATCGACGACTACCTCGAAGGCCGCGACGTTCCCGAGGACGCGGCAGAGCTGCTGGAACAGAAGTACCTGCGCACGCGTCACAAGCGCACCGTTCCGGTCACCATCTTCGATACCTGGTGGAAATAG
- a CDS encoding LacI family DNA-binding transcriptional regulator, translated as MATQPMATGRPATIHDIAAHCGVAASTVSRALANPERVNIRTRERIQAAAVELNYTPNSQAKALSSGRTGAVGVLVPDITNPFYFDLIRGTQLQLKAAGYTQLLVDTEESDEVEASTLEQLRKSADGVIVAASRLNDEALAAAAARMPMVTVNRDVDGVPAVLIDTPSAMPQALDHLISLGHTSVAYVSGPAVSQSSARRWTALSEAAEERGVDVRRIGPFAPKTQSGAAAADAAVHSGVTACIVFNDLIAIGMLQRLRERGLRVPEDMSIVGCDDIFGADFCNPPLTTMSSPIEQAGRVAVSMLLAQLNPLAGGGNRSRSVMPTHLTVRGSTGPVPSK; from the coding sequence ATGGCGACGCAACCCATGGCAACAGGCCGGCCTGCCACCATCCATGACATCGCTGCGCACTGCGGCGTCGCAGCGTCCACCGTTTCGAGGGCCCTCGCCAATCCGGAGCGCGTCAATATCCGCACCCGCGAGCGGATCCAGGCCGCCGCCGTCGAGCTTAATTACACGCCCAACTCCCAGGCGAAAGCATTGAGCTCCGGCCGGACAGGTGCCGTGGGCGTCCTGGTTCCGGACATTACCAACCCCTTCTATTTCGACCTCATCCGGGGGACACAGCTTCAACTGAAGGCGGCCGGCTACACGCAGCTGCTGGTTGATACGGAGGAATCGGACGAGGTTGAGGCCAGCACGCTGGAGCAGCTGCGCAAAAGTGCCGACGGCGTCATTGTGGCGGCGTCCCGCCTCAACGACGAAGCACTTGCCGCTGCCGCGGCCAGGATGCCCATGGTCACCGTTAACCGCGACGTCGACGGCGTTCCTGCGGTTCTCATCGACACCCCCTCAGCCATGCCGCAGGCTTTGGACCACCTGATTTCCTTGGGCCACACGTCAGTTGCGTACGTCTCAGGTCCCGCCGTTTCGCAGTCCAGTGCCCGGCGGTGGACTGCCTTGTCCGAAGCCGCCGAGGAACGCGGAGTCGATGTCCGCAGAATCGGACCCTTCGCACCCAAAACCCAATCCGGCGCAGCCGCAGCAGACGCAGCCGTGCACAGCGGGGTCACTGCGTGCATCGTCTTCAACGACCTCATTGCAATCGGCATGCTGCAACGGCTCCGTGAACGCGGCCTGCGGGTGCCGGAGGACATGAGCATCGTGGGCTGTGACGATATCTTTGGCGCGGACTTCTGCAACCCACCCCTGACCACCATGAGCTCGCCCATTGAACAGGCCGGACGCGTGGCCGTGTCCATGTTGCTGGCCCAGCTGAATCCCCTCGCCGGCGGCGGAAACCGCAGCCGCTCAGTCATGCCGACCCACCTCACCGTCCGCGGCTCCACAGGTCCGGTGCCCTCTAAATAA
- a CDS encoding sugar phosphate isomerase/epimerase family protein, giving the protein MTQPSAVWSLSGFGDEVDPDPAVQAAVLLALGASHIEVRSAWGTNVSELEHDAVVRLKAILDDKGLKVSAVASPIGKVDVSLPVEHEVTRLRQIISVAKALDTKYVRIFSFYRGEGQEQEEIREAVMERMSALAAEAAAHGIVLLHENEKGIYGDTPDRVLDIMETVNSPALRVAWDNANFVQVGVKPYTEGYAILRPYLEYLQVKDAIATTGEVVPAGEGDGELDATISALAADGYTGFASLEPHLASAHELGGYSGPVAFGIAARAFAGLAAKNGVDLV; this is encoded by the coding sequence GTGACTCAACCCAGTGCCGTGTGGAGCCTGTCCGGTTTCGGCGACGAAGTAGACCCCGATCCCGCCGTCCAGGCCGCCGTGCTGCTGGCCCTTGGTGCGAGCCACATCGAAGTCCGCAGCGCGTGGGGGACCAACGTTTCAGAACTTGAGCACGACGCTGTGGTGAGGCTCAAAGCCATCCTGGACGACAAAGGCCTCAAGGTTTCAGCTGTTGCCAGCCCCATTGGCAAAGTGGATGTCAGCCTCCCCGTGGAGCATGAGGTGACCCGGCTTCGTCAGATCATCTCTGTGGCGAAGGCCCTGGACACAAAGTACGTCCGTATCTTCTCCTTCTACCGCGGCGAAGGCCAAGAGCAGGAGGAGATCCGGGAGGCAGTCATGGAGCGCATGTCCGCTCTTGCTGCGGAAGCCGCAGCTCATGGCATTGTCCTGCTGCATGAAAACGAGAAGGGCATCTACGGTGATACTCCGGATCGCGTCCTGGACATTATGGAGACAGTCAACTCGCCGGCGCTCCGGGTGGCATGGGACAACGCCAACTTCGTCCAGGTAGGCGTCAAGCCCTACACCGAGGGATATGCCATCCTGCGTCCATACCTCGAATACCTTCAGGTTAAAGATGCCATCGCCACAACCGGTGAAGTAGTTCCCGCCGGTGAAGGAGACGGTGAACTGGATGCCACCATCAGCGCCCTCGCTGCCGATGGCTACACCGGCTTCGCCTCACTTGAGCCGCACCTGGCCAGTGCCCACGAGCTCGGCGGTTACTCCGGCCCGGTTGCTTTCGGAATCGCGGCCCGGGCCTTTGCGGGCCTTGCCGCCAAGAATGGCGTGGACCTGGTCTAA